A stretch of Gorilla gorilla gorilla isolate KB3781 chromosome 9, NHGRI_mGorGor1-v2.1_pri, whole genome shotgun sequence DNA encodes these proteins:
- the TSKU gene encoding tsukushi isoform X2 — protein MPWPLLLLLAVSGAQTTRPCFPGCQCEVETFGLFDSFSLTRVDCSGLGPHIMPVPIPLDTAHLDLSSNRLEMVNESVLAGPGYTTLAGLDLSHNLLTSISPTAFSRLRYLESLDLSHNGLTALPAESFTSSPLSDVNLSHNQLREVSVSAFTTHSQGRALHVDLSHNLIHRLVPHPTRAGLPVPTIQSLNLAWNRLHAVPNLRDLPLRYLSLDGNPLAVIGPGAFTGLGGLTHLSLASLQRLPELAPNGFRELPGLQVLDLSGNPKLNWAGAEVFSGLSSLQELDLSGTNLVPLPEALLLHLPALQSVSVGQDVRCRRLVREGTYPRRPGSSPKVALHCVDTRESAARGPTIL, from the coding sequence ATGCCGtggcctctgctgctgctgctggccgtGAGTGGGGCCCAGACAACCCGGCCATGCTTCCCCGGGTGCCAGTGCGAGGTGGAGACCTTCGGCCTTTTCGACAGCTTCAGCCTGACTCGGGTGGATTGTAGCGGCCTGGGCCCCCACATCATGCCGGTGCCCATCCCTCTGGACACAGCCCACTTGGACCTGTCCTCCAACCGGCTGGAGATGGTGAATGAGTCggtgttggcagggccaggcTACACGACACTGGCTGGCCTGGATCTCAGCCACAACCTGCTCACCAGCATCTCACCCACTGCCTTCTCCCGCCTTCGCTACCTGGAGTCGCTTGACCTCAGCCACAATGGCCTGACAGCCCTGCCAGCCGAGAGCTTCACCAGCTCACCCCTGAGTGACGTGAACCTTAGCCACAACCAGCTCCGGGAGGTCTCAGTGTCCGCCTTCACGACGCACAGTCAGGGCCGGGCACTACACGTGGACCTCTCCCACAACCTCATTCACCGCCTCGTGCCCCACCCCACGAGGGCCGGCCTGCCTGTGCCCACCATTCAGAGCCTGAACCTGGCCTGGAACCGGCTCCATGCCGTGCCCAACCTCCGAGACTTGCCCCTGCGCTACCTGAGCCTGGATGGGAACCCTCTAGCTGTCATTGGTCCGGGTGCCTTCACAGGGCTGGGAGGCCTTACACACCTGTCTCTGGCCAGCCTGCAGAGGCTCCCTGAGCTGGCGCCCAATGGCTTCCGTGAGCTACCGGGCCTGCAGGTCCTGGACCTGTCGGGCAACCCCAAGCTTAactgggcaggagctgaggtgTTTTCAGGCCTGAGCTCCCTGCAGGAGCTGGACCTTTCGGGCACCAACCTGGTGCCCCTGCCTGAGGCGctgctcctccacctcccggcaCTGCAGAGCGTCAGCGTGGGCCAGGATGTGCGGTGCCGGCGCCTGGTGCGGGAGGGCACCTACCCCCGGAGGCCTGGCTCCAGCCCCAAGGTGGCCCTGCACTGCGTAGACACCCGGGAATCTGCTGCCAGGGGCCCCACCATCTTGTGA
- the TSKU gene encoding tsukushi isoform X1 — translation MIVRPSPATWNSPTMPWPLLLLLAVSGAQTTRPCFPGCQCEVETFGLFDSFSLTRVDCSGLGPHIMPVPIPLDTAHLDLSSNRLEMVNESVLAGPGYTTLAGLDLSHNLLTSISPTAFSRLRYLESLDLSHNGLTALPAESFTSSPLSDVNLSHNQLREVSVSAFTTHSQGRALHVDLSHNLIHRLVPHPTRAGLPVPTIQSLNLAWNRLHAVPNLRDLPLRYLSLDGNPLAVIGPGAFTGLGGLTHLSLASLQRLPELAPNGFRELPGLQVLDLSGNPKLNWAGAEVFSGLSSLQELDLSGTNLVPLPEALLLHLPALQSVSVGQDVRCRRLVREGTYPRRPGSSPKVALHCVDTRESAARGPTIL, via the exons atgattgttagaccttccccagccacgtggaatt CCCCCACCATGCCGtggcctctgctgctgctgctggccgtGAGTGGGGCCCAGACAACCCGGCCATGCTTCCCCGGGTGCCAGTGCGAGGTGGAGACCTTCGGCCTTTTCGACAGCTTCAGCCTGACTCGGGTGGATTGTAGCGGCCTGGGCCCCCACATCATGCCGGTGCCCATCCCTCTGGACACAGCCCACTTGGACCTGTCCTCCAACCGGCTGGAGATGGTGAATGAGTCggtgttggcagggccaggcTACACGACACTGGCTGGCCTGGATCTCAGCCACAACCTGCTCACCAGCATCTCACCCACTGCCTTCTCCCGCCTTCGCTACCTGGAGTCGCTTGACCTCAGCCACAATGGCCTGACAGCCCTGCCAGCCGAGAGCTTCACCAGCTCACCCCTGAGTGACGTGAACCTTAGCCACAACCAGCTCCGGGAGGTCTCAGTGTCCGCCTTCACGACGCACAGTCAGGGCCGGGCACTACACGTGGACCTCTCCCACAACCTCATTCACCGCCTCGTGCCCCACCCCACGAGGGCCGGCCTGCCTGTGCCCACCATTCAGAGCCTGAACCTGGCCTGGAACCGGCTCCATGCCGTGCCCAACCTCCGAGACTTGCCCCTGCGCTACCTGAGCCTGGATGGGAACCCTCTAGCTGTCATTGGTCCGGGTGCCTTCACAGGGCTGGGAGGCCTTACACACCTGTCTCTGGCCAGCCTGCAGAGGCTCCCTGAGCTGGCGCCCAATGGCTTCCGTGAGCTACCGGGCCTGCAGGTCCTGGACCTGTCGGGCAACCCCAAGCTTAactgggcaggagctgaggtgTTTTCAGGCCTGAGCTCCCTGCAGGAGCTGGACCTTTCGGGCACCAACCTGGTGCCCCTGCCTGAGGCGctgctcctccacctcccggcaCTGCAGAGCGTCAGCGTGGGCCAGGATGTGCGGTGCCGGCGCCTGGTGCGGGAGGGCACCTACCCCCGGAGGCCTGGCTCCAGCCCCAAGGTGGCCCTGCACTGCGTAGACACCCGGGAATCTGCTGCCAGGGGCCCCACCATCTTGTGA